In the genome of Salvia miltiorrhiza cultivar Shanhuang (shh) unplaced genomic scaffold, IMPLAD_Smil_shh fragScaff_scaffold_21, whole genome shotgun sequence, one region contains:
- the LOC131002811 gene encoding ubiquitin-conjugating enzyme E2 11-like, translated as MASKRIQKELKDLQKDPPAACSAGPVGEDMFHWQATIMGPPDSPFAGGVFLVTIHFPPDYPFKPPKVSFKTKVYHPNINSNGSICLDILKEQWSPALTISKVLLSICSLLTDPNPDDPLVPEIAQMYKSDQAKYENTARSWTQKYAMG; from the exons ATGGCTTCCAAGAGAATCCAGAAGGAACTGAAGGACTTGCAGAAGGACCCTCCTGCTGCCTGCAGTGCTG GGCCTGTTGGCGAAGATATGTTCCACTGGCAAGCCACTATTATGGGTCCTCCAGACAGTCCTTTTGCTGGAGGAGTTTTTCTTGTGACTATTCATTTTCCGCCAGATTATCCATTCAAACCACCAAAG GTATCTTTCAAAACTAAGGTTTACCATCCAAATATCAACAGCAATGGTAGTATTTGTCTGGATATTCTCAAGGAGCAGTGGAGCCCTGCCCTCACAATATCAAAG GTGCTGCTTTCTATCTGTTCCTTGTTGACTGATCCGAACCCAGATGATCCTCTTGTGCCTGAGATTGCTCAAATGTACAAGAGCGATCAGGCCAAGTACGAGAATACTGCACGATCCTGGACTCAGAAGTATGCTATGGGTTGA
- the LOC131002807 gene encoding uncharacterized protein LOC131002807, which yields MGYYLCDDIYPEWRCFVKSPPMATNPKEAKFKKMRESARKNIERAFGVLQARWGIIQSSARGWYVDNLKEIMMCCIILHNMIVEKELPIGEMTTQDMGCLAVTRPRVLEQHRFASSC from the coding sequence atgggctactaTTTGTGCGACgacatatatccggagtggcgctgcttcgtcaagagtccgcCGATGGCGACCAATCCAAAGGAGGCGAAGTTCAAGAAGATGCGAGAATCGGCACGAAAGAATATCGAACGTGCTTTTGGAGTGCTTCAAGCTCGATGGGGAATCATTCAAAGTTCCGCGCGGGGTTGGTACGTCGACAATCTCAAGGAAATCatgatgtgttgcatcattctccacaacatgattgttgAGAAAGAGCTGcccattggagagatgacgacgcagGACATGGGGTGTCTAGCAGTGACTCGTCCAAGAGTGCTCGAGCAACACCGATTTGCTTCGAGCTGCTAA
- the LOC131002806 gene encoding uncharacterized protein LOC131002806: MEWFDDNSSSSSNEVAQTIIDEIHKQKQLLAQMYSQPASERVVHHRQYVHCDREAAHLRLMQDYFNDNPTNGPTFFRRHFRMQKEMFLRIVEAVQGEDTYFQMSHDARGRDSLTPLQKCTTAIHQLATGVSADTFNEYLKVADTKGCLCLKRFCEAVIRAFGAEYLRRPMQADIGRLSDTRGATRISRDAQES; the protein is encoded by the coding sequence atggaATGGTTCGATGATAATTCGTCGTCTTCCTCCAACGAGGTAGCGCAGACGATCATCGATGAGATCCATAAGCAGAAACAATTGCTTGCTCAAATGTACTCCCAACCGGCGTCGGAACGTGTTGTTCATCATCGACAATACGTCCACTGTGATCGTGAGGCTGCCCatttacgtcttatgcaagactacttcaacgatAATCCGACGAATGGGCCTACATTTTTCCGACGTCATTTTCGGATGCAGAAGGAgatgttcttgcgcatcgtcgaggctgttcaaggtgaagatacttatTTTCAGATGAGCCATGATGCACGAGGTCGGGACTCTCTCAcgcctttgcagaaatgcacgacGGCTATCCACCAATTAGCCACCGGcgtcagtgcggatactttcAACGAGTATCTCAAGGTCGCCGACACGAAGGGGTGTCTATGCCTCAAGAGATTCTGCGAGGCAGTCATCCGGGCTTTCGGAGCCGAGTATCTTCGACGTCCTATGCAGGCGGACATCGGACGCCTTTCAGATACACGAGGCGCGACACGGATTTCCCGGGATGCTcaggagtcttga